A region of Procambarus clarkii isolate CNS0578487 chromosome 93, FALCON_Pclarkii_2.0, whole genome shotgun sequence DNA encodes the following proteins:
- the LOC138359800 gene encoding peptidase inhibitor 16-like, whose amino-acid sequence MLATGLPSTLATELPSTLATGLPSTLATGLPSTLATELPSTLATGLPSTLATELPSTLATGLPSTLATGLPSTLATELPSTLATGLPPTLATGLPSTLATGLPPTLATGLPSTPATELPSTLATGLPSTLATGLPSTLATGLPSTQASTIPSITGLHHFCHISFANIEIRFELINKTLALCHVTLRAAQHCRHGSSTMRAGPSCAAALSAWCTAAPGCLVHSCPWVLGAQLALAAWCTAAPGCLVHSWPSLLGAQLPLGA is encoded by the coding sequence ATGCTTGCCACAGGGCTGCCATCAACGCTTGCCACAGAGCTGCCATCAACGCTTGCCACAGGCCTGCCATCAACGCTTGCCACAGGGCTGCCATCAACGCTTGCCACAGAGCTGCCATCAACGCTTGCCACAGGGCTGCCATCAACGCTTGCCACAGAGCTGCCATCAACGCTTGCCACAGGGCTGCCATCAACGCTTGCCACAGGGCTGCCATCAACGCTTGCCACAGAGCTGCCATCAACGCTTGCCACAGGGCTGCCACCAACGCTTGCCACAGGGCTGCCATCAACGCTTGCCACAGGGCTGCCACCAACGCTTGCCACAGGGCTGCCATCAACGCCTGCCACAGAGCTGCCATCAACGCTTGCCACAGGCCTGCCATCAACGCTTGCCACAGGGCTGCCATCAACGCTTGCCACAGGGCTGCCATCAACGCAAGCATCAACGATACCATCAATAACGGGCTTACATCACTTCTGCCACATTTCCTTCGCCAATATTGAAATCCGTTTTGAACTAATCAATAAGACACTCGCCCTCTGCCATGTTACACTCAGGGCTGCTCAGCATTGTCGGCACGGCTCCAGTACCATGAGAGCTGGTCCATCTTGTGCAGCTGCCCTGAGTGCTTGGTGCACAGCTGCCCCTGGGTGCTTGGTGCACAGCTGCCCCTGGGTGCTTGGTGCACAGCTGGCCCTCGCTGCTTGGTGCACAGCTGCCCCTGGGTGCTTGGTGCACAGCTGGCCCTCGCTGCTTGGTGCACAGCTTCCCCTGGGTGCTTGA